In a genomic window of Pseudomonadota bacterium:
- a CDS encoding divalent-cation tolerance protein CutA — translation MSEATPLLILSTCPDAETAERLATLLVERRLAACVNIVPAITSIYRWQGAVEKEAEVLLLLKTTEERWDALQSALCSAHPYDVPEVIAVPLTLAANPYVKWLREAVEEKSTCAG, via the coding sequence ATGAGCGAGGCAACACCCCTGTTAATACTCAGCACCTGCCCCGATGCTGAGACCGCGGAACGGCTGGCGACCCTACTGGTGGAACGTCGGCTTGCCGCGTGCGTTAACATCGTTCCCGCTATCACATCGATCTACCGCTGGCAGGGCGCGGTGGAAAAAGAGGCCGAGGTATTATTGCTACTCAAGACCACAGAGGAGCGCTGGGATGCACTGCAGAGCGCCTTGTGCTCGGCACACCCCTACGATGTCCCCGAGGTCATCGCAGTCCCGCTAACCCTGGCCGCCAATCCGTACGTCAAATGGCTACGTGAGGCCGTGGAGGAGAAGTCTACATGCGCTGGTTAG